A stretch of the Marinobacter sp. JH2 genome encodes the following:
- a CDS encoding 2-hydroxymuconate tautomerase has translation MPIAQLYIIEGRSDEQKEALIREVTEAMSRSLEAPVERIRVMITEMPKQHFGIAGQSAVKLGR, from the coding sequence ATGCCGATTGCACAGCTTTATATTATTGAAGGTCGAAGTGATGAACAGAAGGAAGCGCTGATTCGTGAAGTGACGGAGGCGATGTCCCGCTCACTTGAGGCCCCTGTAGAGCGAATACGGGTGATGATTACAGAAATGCCCAAGCAGCACTTCGGGATCGCAGGCCAATCTGCAGTAAAGCTCGGACGCTGA
- a CDS encoding catechol 2,3-dioxygenase encodes MRKGVIRPGHVQIRVLDMGEAIRHYTDLLGLIEMDRDDQGRVYLKGWTEVDKFSVVLREADEPGMDFMGFKCMSEEVVDQLREELITFGCEVEEVSEEELKDCGRRVRFVAPTGHTFELFATKKQTGKWGVGNHNPEAWPRGLEGMKATRFDHCLLYGPNLDETLNLFRDVLGFDLAEQVMAPDGKRAAQFLTVSMKAHDVAFIHHEELGKFHHASFFLETWQDVLKAADLLTMTDTPIDIGPTRHGLTHGQTIYFFDSSGNRNEVFTGGDYHYPDHEPVTWGAEELGKAIFYHDRELNERFLTVLT; translated from the coding sequence ATGAGAAAAGGTGTAATTCGTCCTGGGCACGTCCAAATTCGCGTACTCGATATGGGTGAAGCGATTAGGCACTACACAGACCTTTTGGGTTTGATTGAAATGGACCGTGACGATCAGGGGCGGGTCTATCTAAAAGGTTGGACGGAAGTTGATAAGTTTTCTGTTGTCCTGCGCGAAGCCGATGAGCCAGGTATGGATTTCATGGGTTTTAAATGTATGAGCGAAGAGGTTGTCGATCAACTCCGCGAAGAACTGATCACGTTCGGTTGTGAGGTTGAGGAGGTTTCTGAGGAGGAGCTGAAAGACTGCGGGCGAAGGGTTCGTTTTGTGGCGCCTACTGGTCATACCTTTGAGCTTTTTGCAACCAAAAAGCAAACTGGGAAATGGGGGGTCGGCAATCACAATCCAGAGGCATGGCCCCGTGGTCTGGAGGGTATGAAAGCCACCCGTTTTGACCATTGTCTGTTGTACGGTCCCAACCTGGATGAAACCTTAAATCTTTTCCGTGATGTGCTCGGTTTTGACTTGGCCGAGCAGGTGATGGCACCGGACGGAAAGCGGGCAGCACAGTTCCTAACCGTGAGCATGAAGGCCCATGATGTTGCCTTTATTCATCACGAAGAGCTGGGCAAATTCCACCACGCCTCTTTCTTTCTGGAAACCTGGCAGGATGTTCTCAAAGCCGCCGATCTGCTGACGATGACAGACACCCCGATCGACATTGGGCCGACACGTCACGGGCTGACCCACGGCCAGACTATTTACTTTTTTGACTCCTCTGGAAACCGTAATGAAGTGTTTACGGGTGGAGATTACCACTACCCGGACCACGAGCCCGTAACCTGGGGTGCGGAAGAGCTGGGCAAGGCAATCTTCTACCACGACCGAGAGCTTAACGAACGTTTCCTGACCGTGCTCACTTAA
- a CDS encoding phenol 2-monooxygenase domain-containing protein, protein MSYTVTIEPIGEQIEVEEGQTILQAALRHGVWLPFACGHGTCATCKVQVVDGDVDVGEASSFALMDSEREEGKVLACCATLESDVTIEADIDVDEDFEGYPVEDYQATVIDIVDLSPTIKGVHLKLDRGMTFQAGQYINLDLPGVEGVRAFSLANPPSRPDEVELHVRLVEGGAATSYIHQQLKEGDTLNLSGPYGQFFVRSSQPGDLIFIAGGSGLSSPQSMILNLLEQGDKRQIVLFQGARNRAELYNYELFEGMARDHENFTYVPALSQADEDVSWQGFRGYVHDAASAHFEGRFSGRKAYMCGPPPMIDAAITALMQGRLFERDIFMEKFLTAADGADDVQKSALFKKI, encoded by the coding sequence ATGAGCTACACAGTGACCATCGAGCCAATCGGCGAACAGATAGAAGTTGAAGAAGGTCAAACTATTTTGCAGGCAGCGCTGCGTCATGGAGTGTGGTTGCCATTTGCCTGCGGCCATGGCACCTGCGCAACTTGTAAAGTCCAAGTGGTCGACGGTGATGTGGATGTAGGTGAGGCCTCATCGTTTGCGTTAATGGACAGTGAGCGCGAGGAAGGTAAGGTTCTGGCCTGCTGCGCCACACTTGAAAGTGATGTCACCATCGAAGCGGATATTGACGTTGACGAAGACTTTGAGGGCTATCCCGTTGAGGACTATCAGGCGACTGTCATTGATATCGTCGACCTGTCGCCGACCATCAAGGGAGTACACCTCAAACTCGACCGCGGGATGACCTTTCAGGCGGGCCAATATATCAACCTTGACTTGCCAGGCGTTGAAGGGGTGAGAGCCTTTTCCTTGGCCAACCCTCCCAGTCGCCCAGACGAAGTTGAATTGCATGTCCGCCTCGTCGAGGGCGGTGCAGCGACTAGCTACATTCATCAGCAGTTGAAAGAGGGCGACACATTGAACCTTTCAGGCCCTTATGGGCAGTTCTTTGTGCGCAGTTCACAGCCGGGAGATCTTATTTTCATTGCGGGTGGCTCGGGTCTTTCAAGTCCCCAGTCGATGATTCTGAACCTGCTTGAGCAGGGTGATAAACGACAAATCGTGCTTTTCCAAGGTGCCCGTAACCGGGCAGAGCTCTATAACTACGAGCTTTTCGAAGGAATGGCTCGGGATCATGAGAACTTCACCTATGTGCCAGCGCTGAGTCAGGCTGATGAGGATGTCAGTTGGCAAGGATTCAGAGGGTACGTTCACGATGCGGCATCGGCCCATTTTGAAGGGCGGTTCTCTGGTCGGAAAGCCTATATGTGCGGGCCGCCTCCAATGATTGACGCAGCGATTACCGCCTTGATGCAAGGTCGCTTGTTTGAACGGGATATCTTCATGGAGAAATTCCTAACGGCGGCGGACGGCGCGGACGATGTTCAAAAGTCTGCCTTGTTCAAGAAGATATAA
- a CDS encoding aromatic/alkene/methane monooxygenase hydroxylase/oxygenase subunit alpha, with protein sequence MAIKNKKLNLKDKYQYLTRDMAWEPTYQKKEDIYPDEQFEGIKITDWSQWEDPFRLTMDAYWKYQAEKEKKLYAIFDAFAQNNGHQNISDARYVNALKLFLSGVSPLEYAAFQGYARVGRQFSGAGARVACQLQAIDELRHSQTQQHAMSHYNKHFNGLHDASHQHDRVWFLSVPKSFFDDARSAGPFEFLTAISFSFEYVLTNLLFVPFMSGAAYNGDMATVTFGFSAQSDEARHMTLGLEVIKFILEQHEDNVPIIQRWIDKWFWRGFRLLSLVGMMMDYMLPNKVMSWSEAWEVYYEQNGGALFKDLERYGIRPPKYQDVANAAKDHVSHQAWSTFYQYSQATNFHTWMPEEEEMAWLSEKYPETFDKYYRARFEHWDKEHKQGRRFYNNTLPQLCQVCQIPVMFTEKDDPTVFSHRQIKHEGERYHFCSDGCCDIFKNEPEKYIQAWLPVHQIYQGNCGGADVPTVVEKYYHINLGVDNLEYHGSPDHERWLDIKGLKPLKSSSAKKSAA encoded by the coding sequence ATGGCTATCAAAAACAAGAAACTGAACCTTAAAGATAAATACCAGTACCTCACGCGTGATATGGCGTGGGAGCCCACGTATCAGAAAAAAGAAGACATCTACCCGGATGAGCAGTTTGAGGGTATCAAGATTACCGACTGGTCGCAGTGGGAGGATCCGTTCCGCCTGACAATGGACGCCTATTGGAAATATCAGGCCGAGAAAGAAAAGAAACTCTATGCAATTTTCGACGCTTTTGCGCAGAACAACGGCCATCAGAATATTTCGGATGCCCGTTACGTTAACGCGCTGAAACTGTTCCTCTCCGGAGTCTCGCCGCTCGAGTATGCAGCTTTTCAGGGCTATGCACGAGTTGGACGTCAGTTTAGTGGAGCCGGTGCGCGGGTGGCTTGCCAGTTGCAAGCTATTGATGAGCTGCGTCACTCCCAGACTCAGCAGCATGCGATGAGCCATTACAACAAGCACTTCAATGGTCTGCACGATGCGTCGCACCAGCATGACCGAGTCTGGTTCCTCTCGGTTCCCAAGTCATTCTTTGACGATGCCCGGTCTGCTGGTCCATTTGAGTTCCTAACTGCAATTTCATTCTCGTTCGAATATGTGCTGACTAACTTACTGTTCGTGCCATTTATGTCAGGGGCGGCCTATAACGGCGATATGGCAACGGTCACTTTCGGGTTTTCTGCGCAGTCGGATGAAGCCCGACATATGACACTTGGCCTTGAGGTGATCAAGTTCATCCTTGAACAGCACGAAGACAACGTGCCCATCATTCAGCGGTGGATCGACAAGTGGTTCTGGCGCGGCTTCCGTCTGCTGAGTCTGGTGGGAATGATGATGGACTACATGCTGCCTAATAAAGTGATGTCCTGGTCGGAAGCGTGGGAGGTCTACTACGAGCAGAACGGGGGGGCCTTGTTCAAGGACTTGGAGCGCTATGGCATTCGTCCGCCTAAGTACCAGGATGTTGCCAACGCTGCTAAGGATCATGTTAGCCATCAGGCATGGAGCACCTTCTATCAGTACAGTCAGGCGACCAATTTCCATACTTGGATGCCCGAAGAAGAAGAGATGGCTTGGTTGTCCGAGAAGTATCCGGAAACCTTCGACAAGTACTATCGTGCGCGTTTTGAACACTGGGACAAAGAGCATAAACAAGGACGTCGTTTCTATAACAACACGCTTCCTCAGCTCTGCCAGGTGTGTCAGATACCGGTCATGTTCACAGAAAAGGATGACCCGACCGTGTTTAGCCATCGTCAGATTAAGCACGAAGGTGAGCGCTATCATTTCTGCTCAGATGGTTGCTGCGACATTTTCAAGAATGAGCCCGAAAAATACATCCAAGCGTGGCTGCCCGTGCACCAGATCTATCAGGGCAACTGCGGTGGTGCCGATGTCCCAACAGTGGTTGAAAAGTACTACCACATCAATCTTGGTGTCGACAATTTGGAATATCACGGGTCACCTGATCATGAGCGCTGGCTGGATATCAAAGGCCTGAAACCATTGAAGTCGAGCAGTGCCAAAAAGAGCGCTGCCTGA
- a CDS encoding phenol hydroxylase subunit P4, whose translation MSVNAISEYRAEPKDRVENFNGMQLLYVYWPHHLMFCAPFALLVAPDMTFGTFVEDVLKPAVAAHPDAEKADFMNAQWRLNEEVFTPDHAATLIDNGIDHKSMLTITTPGLEGIRGSAS comes from the coding sequence ATGAGTGTTAACGCCATATCTGAGTACCGCGCAGAACCCAAAGACCGCGTTGAGAATTTCAATGGCATGCAGTTGCTGTATGTCTATTGGCCTCATCATCTTATGTTCTGTGCACCCTTCGCCTTGCTGGTTGCGCCCGACATGACGTTTGGGACGTTTGTAGAGGATGTGCTTAAGCCTGCTGTTGCAGCGCATCCGGACGCTGAAAAAGCGGATTTCATGAATGCCCAATGGCGCCTCAACGAAGAGGTCTTTACTCCGGATCACGCGGCTACGCTGATCGATAACGGTATTGACCACAAGAGCATGCTGACAATAACCACTCCGGGCTTGGAAGGTATCCGGGGTTCTGCATCCTGA
- a CDS encoding 2Fe-2S iron-sulfur cluster-binding protein produces the protein MTRQGCNCVPVGCKGGGCGFCKVVVLSGEYECGKMSKLHAPPEAIQQGKVLACRIYPLTDLVIEHRAEPGD, from the coding sequence ATGACGCGGCAGGGATGCAACTGTGTACCGGTTGGTTGCAAGGGCGGAGGCTGCGGTTTTTGCAAAGTTGTGGTTCTCAGCGGGGAGTATGAGTGCGGAAAGATGAGCAAGCTCCATGCGCCGCCAGAAGCCATACAGCAGGGAAAAGTATTGGCCTGTCGCATTTATCCGCTCACGGATTTGGTCATTGAGCATCGCGCTGAGCCTGGTGATTAG